Proteins from one Rosa chinensis cultivar Old Blush chromosome 7, RchiOBHm-V2, whole genome shotgun sequence genomic window:
- the LOC112179456 gene encoding uncharacterized protein LOC112179456 isoform X2 has translation MKNHMHVRNSSSDDEKIIISDESSGSVSSIEPYCWWRSTAKYDEYVKLKFEGGLPDVSRLTTRMRVFKELERLALVASGSTSTREYHYHYSEGGVNELRHKLLTYQSGDFWMPIGGISKEKMDIPPVATILLVGFSASGKSSLVNLMYSVLGRSGLIPFAQTSSSGSGRTKLLKEHNVVRSLRSGFCVYDSGGFNYNEISETSFGEELSSWMNDGVHQNQEFLRSGDLDDVPPHDVAGDDRHVDFRTMSNYNWSSKFVRRTVNSVMVVANMAEIYKSFKAGDSKPMEATRQLFCSSAFRNCSVSETTGVYDIVCLTEYGFLAEESDPVSAYALTEAVYRALLISDRTHLPKKTHQDWALIVLSWIMCFIASLFSLIAEICFKLGGGGRQRDRHKLLMK, from the exons ATGAAGAACCATATGCATGTACGTAATTCGAGCAGTGACGATGAGAAGATTATAATTAGTGATGAGTCGTCAGGATCAGTATCATCAATAGAACCTTACTGCTGGTGGAGATCGACGGCAAAGTACGATGAGTATGTTAAGCTCAAGTTCGAGGGCGGCCTGCCAGACGTGTCAAGGCTGACAACAAGGATGAGAGTGTTCAAGGAGTTGGAGAGACTAGCTTTGGTTGCTAGTGGCTCTACTAGTACTCGTGAATATCATTATCATTACAGTGAAGGTGGTGTGAATGAGCTCAGGCACAAGCTCCTCACGTATCAATCAGGAGATTTCTGGATGCCTATTGGAGGAATTAGTAAGGAGAAGATGGACATTCCACCAGTGGCCACAATTCTCTTGGTCGGCTTCTCTGCTTCCGGCAAGAGCTCGCTTGTCAATCTAATGTATAGTGTTTTGGGTCGCTCTGGACTCATACCTTTTGCTCAAACATCCTCCTCAG GAAGTGGTAGAACCAAGCTTTTGAAAGAGCACAATGTGGTGAGGTCTTTGCGTAGTGGGTTTTGCGTGTACGACTCAGGGGGATTCAATTACAATGAAATCAGTGAAACTAGTTTTGGTGAAGAATTGTCAAGTTGGATGAATGATGGGGTTCACCAGAACCAAGAATTCTTAAGATCGGGAGATCTGGACGACGTCCCTCCTCATGATGTTGCAGGTGATGATAGGCATGTCGATTTTCGAACTatgtcaaattataattggTCTTCAAAGTTTGTGAGGAGGACAGTGAATTCTGTTATGGTGGTGGCTAACATGGCAGAGATCTACAAGTCATTTAAAGCTGGTGATTCTAAGCCAATGGAGGCCACAAGACAGCTTTTCTGCTCAAGTGCATTCCGAAATTGCA GTGTATCAGAGACGACCGGAGTATATGACATCGTGTGTCTTACCGAGTATGGATTCCTCGCAGAAGAATCAGACCCGGTTTCAGCTTATGCTCTCACAGAAGCAGTATATAGGGCATTGCTCATATCGGACAGGACCCACTTACCGAAGAAAACACATCAGGACTGGGCATTGATTGTATTATCCTGGATTATGTGCTTCAttgcttctctcttttctctcattGCTGAGATTTGCTTCAAACTCGGAGGAGGTGGACGTCAGAGGGATCGGCACAAGCTACTCATGAAGTAG
- the LOC112179456 gene encoding uncharacterized protein LOC112179456 isoform X1, whose product MKNHMHVRNSSSDDEKIIISDESSGSVSSIEPYCWWRSTAKYDEYVKLKFEGGLPDVSRLTTRMRVFKELERLALVASGSTSTREYHYHYSEGGVNELRHKLLTYQSGDFWMPIGGISKEKMDIPPVATILLVGFSASGKSSLVNLMYSVLGRSGLIPFAQTSSSGSGRTKLLKEHNVVRSLRSGFCVYDSGGFNYNEISETSFGEELSSWMNDGVHQNQEFLRSGDLDDVPPHDVAGDDRHVDFRTMSNYNWSSKFVRRTVNSVMVVANMAEIYKSFKAGDSKPMEATRQLFCSSAFRNCNDEKPILILTHGDMLSTEERIEGRLKICECVGVSETTGVYDIVCLTEYGFLAEESDPVSAYALTEAVYRALLISDRTHLPKKTHQDWALIVLSWIMCFIASLFSLIAEICFKLGGGGRQRDRHKLLMK is encoded by the exons ATGAAGAACCATATGCATGTACGTAATTCGAGCAGTGACGATGAGAAGATTATAATTAGTGATGAGTCGTCAGGATCAGTATCATCAATAGAACCTTACTGCTGGTGGAGATCGACGGCAAAGTACGATGAGTATGTTAAGCTCAAGTTCGAGGGCGGCCTGCCAGACGTGTCAAGGCTGACAACAAGGATGAGAGTGTTCAAGGAGTTGGAGAGACTAGCTTTGGTTGCTAGTGGCTCTACTAGTACTCGTGAATATCATTATCATTACAGTGAAGGTGGTGTGAATGAGCTCAGGCACAAGCTCCTCACGTATCAATCAGGAGATTTCTGGATGCCTATTGGAGGAATTAGTAAGGAGAAGATGGACATTCCACCAGTGGCCACAATTCTCTTGGTCGGCTTCTCTGCTTCCGGCAAGAGCTCGCTTGTCAATCTAATGTATAGTGTTTTGGGTCGCTCTGGACTCATACCTTTTGCTCAAACATCCTCCTCAG GAAGTGGTAGAACCAAGCTTTTGAAAGAGCACAATGTGGTGAGGTCTTTGCGTAGTGGGTTTTGCGTGTACGACTCAGGGGGATTCAATTACAATGAAATCAGTGAAACTAGTTTTGGTGAAGAATTGTCAAGTTGGATGAATGATGGGGTTCACCAGAACCAAGAATTCTTAAGATCGGGAGATCTGGACGACGTCCCTCCTCATGATGTTGCAGGTGATGATAGGCATGTCGATTTTCGAACTatgtcaaattataattggTCTTCAAAGTTTGTGAGGAGGACAGTGAATTCTGTTATGGTGGTGGCTAACATGGCAGAGATCTACAAGTCATTTAAAGCTGGTGATTCTAAGCCAATGGAGGCCACAAGACAGCTTTTCTGCTCAAGTGCATTCCGAAATTGCA ATGATGAGAAGCCTATCTTGATCTTGACACATGGTGACATGTTATCAACTGAAGAAAGGATTGAAGGGCGGCTTAAAATATGTGAATGTGTAGGTGTATCAGAGACGACCGGAGTATATGACATCGTGTGTCTTACCGAGTATGGATTCCTCGCAGAAGAATCAGACCCGGTTTCAGCTTATGCTCTCACAGAAGCAGTATATAGGGCATTGCTCATATCGGACAGGACCCACTTACCGAAGAAAACACATCAGGACTGGGCATTGATTGTATTATCCTGGATTATGTGCTTCAttgcttctctcttttctctcattGCTGAGATTTGCTTCAAACTCGGAGGAGGTGGACGTCAGAGGGATCGGCACAAGCTACTCATGAAGTAG
- the LOC112180756 gene encoding uncharacterized protein LOC112180756 has translation MQSRILSVAAAIYKVGRMSSSIWVLPNIQADLGRGLASARSGRTADPAVHAGGFDADPLVTTGDPEAPENVTKEKLVDEEHIDTEDSRRCRGTEPLSPPKPPYAGSPRLESTGVNQQPLDPTFQQNRSLATVGGANSLLDFSCAGLDGSPWPKDTEKQQTDREEQEDEQEYYKHHQASPLSEIKVADTRKPITRATDRTADAREEYGAGREVIGWRPEQLDTAEEALLRAARIWKENAMRGDPDAPQSRVLRLLLRERGDSTTEYVID, from the exons ATGCAATCGAGAATATTATCAGTGGCTGCAGCTATATATAAAGTAGGAAGGATGTCGTCGAGTATTTGGGTCTTGCCTAATATTCAAGCTGATCTTGGGAGAGGACTTGCCTCGGCCAGATCTGGTCGTACTGCGGACCCTGCCGTTCACGCTGGGGGCTTTGACGCTGACCCTCTTGTCACTACAGGAGATCCGGAA GCACCAGAAAATGTTACAAAGGAGAAATTGGTTGATGAAGAACATATAGATACAGAAGACAGCCGTAGATGCAGAGGAACAGAACCACTGTCACCGCCTAAACCTCCATATGCTGGTTCCCCCAGGCTAGAGAGCACAGGGGTAAACCAGCAGCCTTTGGATCCAACCTTTCAGCAGAACCGTAGCCTTGCAACCGTAGGTGGAGCTAATTCATTATTAGACTTTAGCTGTGCAGGGCTTGACGGCTCGCCATGGCCAAAGGACACGGAAAAACAGCAGACAGATAGGGAAGAACAAGAGGATGAACAAGAGTACTACAAGCATCATCAGGCGTCACCCTTGTCAGAGATTAAGGTGGCCGATACGCGAAAGCCCATTACCCGCGCCACAGACAGGACAGCCGACGCTAGGGAAGAATATGGCGCAGGTAGAGAGGTGATTGGATGGAGGCCTGAGCAGCTGGATACAGCCGAGGAGGCACTGCTTAGAGCTGCAAGGATATGGAAGGAGAATGCCATGCGTGGTGACCCTGATGCTCCTCAATCTAGGGTTCTCAGACTACTACTGCGTGAACGTGGAGATTCGACTACAGAATATGTGATCGATTAA